The genomic window GCTCGAAACGACTGGAATCCAATTCGATCGGGTTCGCGCTGCCGCTACCGCCGCAGGCCGCGACCCGCAGTCGCTCGCTTACTCGAACGCCCTGGTTCTGTGTGCGGGTAAGTCCGAGGACGAGATCGCTCGCCGGGCAGCGAAAATCGGCCGCGAGGTCGCCGAACTGCGTGAGAACGGTGCCGCAGGTTCGCCGGCGGAGTTGGTCGACAAGATCGGGCGGTACGGCGAACTCGGCGCCTCACGCGTCTACCTGCAGATGCTCGATCTCGGCGACCTGGATCACCTGGAGCTGGTGGCGTCGGAGGTCATTCCACAGCTGTGACGTGCGGCTTCAGCTGCGACGCGCGGCTCCGCCGCCTGTGCGGAGCCGGCCGTTCAGCCACGTCGCGGCCGGGGTTTCCACCCACCGATACACGGCCTCCGACACCCCGGCCGTGACGAGCACGAACGCGAGCACGGCGCCGGTGGGACCGGTGTACGGCACGACGTTCTCGTACACCCGGTACAGGATCAACGTGTGCACGAGGTAGATCGCGTAGCTACGGGTTCCTGTCCACCGCACTATCCACAGGTTGCCGATTCGTCCGTCGTACCGCCCGAGGAGCAGGACGAGACCGGTGACGACGACGATCGTCCACAGATACTGATCGCCCGCCCAGTACGCATGCACGTCGGTGGCGAGGCGAACCACTTCGGCCTGCGCGAGCACACCGACGACGACCATTCGCCAGCCGATGATGCGCGCCCAGCCGAGATAGATGATCTGACCGAGGAAGAGCGTCGGCAGCGTTGCCGCGATCTTCGAGAGCATCGGCACCGACCACGGCTGCGGGATGTAGAGGTTGTACACCAGAACCGCCGCGCACAGCGCGGCGCCGAGGAGAGGTACGACCACGGGCCACTTGCGGAGAAGGTCTCGCGCGGCCACGCAGTACAGATAGAACATCAGCTGAACAGTCAGCGTCCAGGTGACACCGAGGACCGCGACCTCGGGCTTCAGGAAGAACCCACCGAGCACGAAGCTCAGCGCCGCCTCCGAGTTGCTGATACCGGGCTGACCACTGAACATTCCATTGATCCCGAGCCTGACCAGCACGATAGCGAGTGCGATCGACACCCATAGCGCGGGAACGAGCCTCGACAGGCGGCTGACGGCGAAGTCACGTCGGGTCTGCCGCATCGCGGATCGGGTGACGAGCAGGCCGGTGAGCAGCATGAAGATGGCGACGCCGACGAACGAGAGGTGGTTGTTGAGGCCCGCATCTTCGATGAGTACGCGGTAGACGACGTCGATGACCCACCAGCCCTCACCGCGGTCGTCGATCAAATAGAACGAGATGTGGGAGTACAGGACGGCGAGGACCGCTATGGTTCGAAGAAGGTTTGCTCCCGCAAGTTCGACCCGGGGGGCGACGACGGCGCGAGCGGTCGTCGAGCTGTCCTGTTCACTCGACCTGCCCGGGGCACCCACGCGGCCATCGTAGGATCCCGTTCACCCGTCGGACCAATTGAGACACCATCTTGTTATCTCGCCGTGACCTTTCGACCGCTGGCGCGCACCTGCACATTTATTCCGAGAAATGCGTCTCGAGTAGAACGGTTGCACTAGGGGTAGTAATGAGATTGGGTTGAACACGAGAGAGAATCCGCAGTAGGACGAACGCGCCTGAACTTCACCGTTGAGCGCGTCGTCGATAGAGAAGGGAAACACGTGTCCGAGTACACACTGCCCGACCTTGATTTCGATTACTCCGCCCTCGAGCCACACATCTCGGGCGAGATCAACGAACTGCACCACTCCAAGCACCACGCGACCTACGTCGCCGGCGCCAACACGGCAC from Rhodococcus sp. P1Y includes these protein-coding regions:
- a CDS encoding acyltransferase family protein — encoded protein: MGAPGRSSEQDSSTTARAVVAPRVELAGANLLRTIAVLAVLYSHISFYLIDDRGEGWWVIDVVYRVLIEDAGLNNHLSFVGVAIFMLLTGLLVTRSAMRQTRRDFAVSRLSRLVPALWVSIALAIVLVRLGINGMFSGQPGISNSEAALSFVLGGFFLKPEVAVLGVTWTLTVQLMFYLYCVAARDLLRKWPVVVPLLGAALCAAVLVYNLYIPQPWSVPMLSKIAATLPTLFLGQIIYLGWARIIGWRMVVVGVLAQAEVVRLATDVHAYWAGDQYLWTIVVVTGLVLLLGRYDGRIGNLWIVRWTGTRSYAIYLVHTLILYRVYENVVPYTGPTGAVLAFVLVTAGVSEAVYRWVETPAATWLNGRLRTGGGAARRS